From one Mya arenaria isolate MELC-2E11 chromosome 4, ASM2691426v1 genomic stretch:
- the LOC128229897 gene encoding uncharacterized protein LOC128229897 → MNPLRITLISALFAISFAYRGGGGGRGMGGGMPMGGMGGGMPMMGGGMGGGMPMMGGGMPMMGGGMGGGKMGGGMPMMMMPGGAMGGGMGGGMPMGGMGGGMAGGMPMGGMMMPGGGMGAGKPMGGMGGGMGGGMPMGGMMMPGGGMGGGMPMGGMGAMGGGMPMMPMGGMGKMGGGMGGGMPGGMGAAMGGGSGKRYKRYASRRGGQGGMGGGMPMGGAMGGGAMGGGMPMMMPGGGMGAMGGGKMGGSMGGGMGGGMGGGMPMGAMPMMMMMPMGGAGGMGGGMGGGMGGGMGGGKGGMGGGMAMMDQMMMQMMMGGAMNGGMGGGAMNGGMGGGAMNGGMGGGAMNGGMGGGAMEGGMGGGANGGGAMGGGKMGGGMGGGAMGGGMPMGGAMGGGEMGGGMPMMMPGGGMGAMGGGKMGGGMGGGMGGGMGGGMPMMMMMPMGGAGGMGGGNGGMGGGMGGGMPMMGGGMGGGKMGGGMPMMMMPGGGMGGAMGGGEGGMGAGGAGGMGGGNGGMGGGAGGKGGAPKDV, encoded by the exons ATGAATCCACTTCGAATCACCCTGATCTCGGCATTGTTTGCCATTTCTTTCGCCTACAGAG GTGGCGGCGGTGGCCGAGGAATGGGCGGTGGTATGCCCATGGGAGGTATGGGTGGCGGTATGCCAATGATGGGCGGTGGAATGGGTGGCGGTATGCCAATGATGGGAGGCGGAATGCCAATGATGGGCGGTGGAATGGGCGGCGGAAAAATGGGCGGCGGTATGCCCATGATGATGATGCCCGGTGGTGCCATGGGTGGCGGCATGGGCGGGGGTATGCCCATGGGAGGAATGGGTGGCGGCATGGCCGGCGGTATGCCCATGGGAGGAATGATGATGCCCGGTGGTGGAATGGGCGCCGGAAAGCCCATGGGAGGAATGGGCGGCGGCATGGGCGGCGGTATGCCCATGGGAGGAATGATGATGCCCGGCGGCGGAATGGGTGGCGGTATGCCCATGGGCGGTATGGGAGCCATGGGCGGTGGAATGCCCATGATGCCAATGG GTGGAATGGGTAAAATGGGCGGCGGCATGGGGGGCGGTATGCCCGGTGGAATGGGTGCCGCTATGGGCG GTGGCAGCGGCAAAA GATACAAGCGCTATGCGAGCAGGAGAG GCGGCCAGGGTGGAATGGGAGGCGGTATGCCCATGGGCGGTGCTATGGGAGGCGGTGCCATGGGAGGCGGCATGCCCATGATGATGCCCGGCGGCGGTATGGGAGCAATGGGCGGTGGAAAAATGGGCGGAAGCATGGGTGGCGGCATGGGCGGTGGTATGGGAGGCGGCATGCCAATGGGCGCTATGcccatgatgatgatgatgcccATGGGCGGCGCTGGTGGTATGGGCGGCGGCATGGGCGGAGGCATGGGCGGCGGTATGGGCGGCGGTAAAGGTGGAATGGGAGGCGGCATGGCCATGATGGATCAg ATGATGATGCAAATGATGATGGGTGGTGCTATGAACGGCGGCATGGGAGGTGGTGCTATGAACGGCGGCATGGGAGGCGGTGCTATGAACGGCGGCATGGGAGGTGGTGCTATGAACGGCGGCATGGGAGGCGGTGCTATGGAAGGCGGTATGGGAGGTGGTGCCAATGGAGGCGGTGCTATGGGAGGCGGTAAAATGGGCGGCGGAATGGGAGGCGGTGCGATGGGAGGCGGTATGCCCATGGGCGGTGCTATGGGAGGCGGTGAAATGGGTGGCGGTATGCCAATGATGATGCCTGGCGGTGGTATGGGGGCAATGGGAGGCGGTAAAATGGGCGGCGGCATGGGCGGTGGTATGGGAGGCGGTATGGGAGGCGGTATgccaatgatgatgatgatgcccATGGGCGGCGCTGGAGGAATGGGCGGTGGAAACGGAG GTATGGGCGGTGGCATGGGCGGCGGTATGCCAATGATGGGCGGAGGAATGGGCGGCGGCAAAATGGGAGGCGGCATGCCCATGATGATGATGCCCGGTGGTGGCATGGGTGGCGCAATGGGAGGAG GTGAGGGCGGTATGGGCGCTGGTGGAGCTGGCGGTATGGGCGGCGGCAATGGCGGTATGGGAGGCGGAGCCGGGGGCAAGGGTGGAGCTCCCAAAG aTGTGTAA